A stretch of Episyrphus balteatus chromosome 2, idEpiBalt1.1, whole genome shotgun sequence DNA encodes these proteins:
- the LOC129908291 gene encoding pickpocket protein 28-like: MRSVGRHFANASDLIMAMLKLAPIFNETMNDCYWKRTNFECDEYFDYTLTDEGICYSFNSLKSAHYRTELYNSRRKEFIGYNFDNDRNLDWDLENGYNKQANEETFPKRVLGDGELESLILFITDSKQNNEFMCRNGVHGFKIILHTPGEEPNVSKKFVSIPYDQTAVITINPQIVSTSDGLEDYDPERRQCYYQNERYLRYFTVYTKVNCELECLANQTLAKCGCVKFAMPSKLYFLNIEYKAEVEHQVDINVMETATAFREEDLDFLLEK, translated from the exons ATGCGctctgttgggcgccattttgccAATGCATCAGACTTGATTATGGCAATGTTAAAGTTAGCTCCAATATTCAATGAAACTATGAACGACTGTTATTGGAAACGTACAAATTTCGAATGTGACGAATATTTCGATTATACTTTGACTGATGAAGGAATCTgttattcatttaattcacttaaATCTGCACATTATCGGACTGAATT ATACAACTCACGAAGAAAAGAATTTATCGGTTACAATTTCGACAATGACAGAAATTTAGATTGGGATTTAGAAAATGGTTACAACAAACAAGCTAATGAAGAGACTTTCCCTAAGCGTGTCTTGGGAGATGGAGAACTCGAAAGTctgattttatttataacagaTAGCAAACAAAACAATGAATTTATGTGTAGAAATGGCGTTCATGGTTTCAAAATAATACTTCATACTCCTGGAGAGGAGCCAAATGTGTCGAAAAAGTTTGTCAGCATTCCTTACGATCAAACAGCTGTGATAACAATTAATCCGCAAATTGTGAGTACTTCAGATGGATTGGAGGATTATGATCCAGAAAG acgccAATGTTACTATCAGAATGAACGTTATTTGAGGTATTTTACGGTCTATACTAAGGTTAATTGCGAGTTGGAATGTCTTGCAAATCAAACCCTTGCTAAATGTGGATGTGTCAAATTTGCAATGCCAAGTAAACTTTACTTTTTAAACA TTGAATATAAAGCAGAAGTTGAACATCAAGTTGATATTAATGTAATGGAAACTGCAACAGCTTTTAGAGAAGAAGACTTGGATTTTTTACTTGAGAAGTAA
- the LOC129908292 gene encoding pickpocket protein 28-like: protein MCYHLINNIWYQRQNNPVIVTFNEKLTPVWDIPFPSVTICPETKSHMNIFNYTKVYHKVMALQNITEEEFYLWNGITQTCVTSIFSFDGEATVANSSDLIKAILTAAPTLDDTLASCYWKKYEQYCESIFESIVTNEGICFSFNSLKSEYYRPELYNVRKADFIGTTFDNVEDVNWDLENGYHHKADEDAFPYRVLGAGDMQSLVVTLADRKEDKEQICRNYVQGFKIAIHTPGDDIQLLTSNYINVPLDQSVSITIKPKIINSDDLRHYLPEKRQCYYQNEPYLRYFKVYTQANCELEWLTNATLLECGCVKFSMPRNSSHPVCGSELDYCVDFLTSFSRTLKFGQVKKVKSENVCKGDGECLNYCLPTCISIEYKAEIKHQVAISYSQVAETNVDIYSNFKYNYSNTRISQVKISFNDDHFNGLKRSELYSTTDLIANCGGLLGLFMGVSILSLVELVYFFTLRLWTNLKNNRKIQDDKSKGNALWARPIRHTKMLKAHQSKPNSSIRFRKQKSIKRY, encoded by the exons ATGTGCTATCATCTAATTAACAATATTTGGTATCAACGACAGAACAATCCTGTCATTGTTACTTTCAATGAAAAACTAACACCCGTTTGGGATATTCCATTTCCATCAGTCACTATTTGCCCCGAAACTAAATCTCACATGAATATCTTCAATTacacaaaagtttatcataaagtTATGGCCCTACAAAATATTACAGAAGAAGA gttTTACTTATGGAATGGAATAACACAAACATGTGTAACATCAATATTTTCGTTCGATGGAGAAGCGACCGTAGCAAATTCATCAGATCTAATCAAAGCTATCTTGACAGCAGCTCCAACATTAGACGATACTTTAGCAAGTTGTTATTGGAAAAAATACGAGCAATATTGTGAATCAATATTTGAAAGtattgtaacaaatgaaggaatttgtttttcatttaattcacttaaATCTGAATATTATCGACCAGAATT GTATAATGTACGCAAAGCAGATTTCATTGGTACCACATTTGACAATGTTGAAGATGTTAATTGGGATTTAGAAAATGGCTATCACCATAAAGCTGATGAAGATGCTTTTCCATATCGTGTCTTAGGAGCTGGAGATATGCAAAGTCTTGTTGTAACACTGGCAGATAGAAAAGAAGATAAAGAACAAATATGCCGAAATTATGTTCAAGGTTTTAAAATAGCTATTCACACTCCAGGTGACGACATACAATTACTGACGTCGAATTATATTAATGTACCCTTGGATCAATCCGTTTCGATTACAATCAAGCCGAAGATTATCAATTCTGATGACTTGCGTCATTATTTGCCAGAAAA ACGCCAATGCTATTATCAGAATGAACCGTATTTGAGGTATTTTAAAGTCTACACTCAGGCCAATTGTGAATTGGAATGGTTGACAAATGCTACCCTTCTAGAATGTGGATGTGTCAAATTTTCAATGCcaa gaaattcATCTCATCCAGTTTGTGGATCTGAATTGGATTATTGCGTTGACTTTTTAACAAGCTTTAGTAGAACTTTGAAATTTGGACAAGTAAAGAAAGTCAAATCGGAGAACGTTTGTAAAGGCGATGGTGAGTGTTTAAATTATTGTCTACCAACATGCATAAGCATTGAATATAAAGCAGAGATTAAACATCAAGTTGCAATAAGTTATTCTCAAGTAGCGGAAACTAATGTTGATATTTACtctaattttaaatacaattattcAAA cACTCGAATAAGTCAAGTAAAAATAAGTTTCAATGACGACCATTTCAATGGTTTAAAACGATCCGAATTGTATAGTACAACAGATTTAATTGCAAATTGTGGAGGTTTATTGGGACTTTTTATGGGTGTTTCGATTTTGAGTTTGGTGGaattggtatatttttttacattgagATTAtggacaaatttgaaaaataataggAAAATACAAGACGATAAAAGCAAAGGAAATGCTCTTTGGGCTCGTCCAATTCGCCATACAAAGATGTTAAAAGCCCATCAGTCAAAACCGAATTCAAGTATTCGATTtaggaaacaaaaatctatCAAAAGGTATTGA
- the LOC129910303 gene encoding pickpocket protein 28-like gives MSNLNDKCSNSKNEISKTKIIKNGTKFQAFKETLIEYFQESTINGLKYIGKQNQPALDRIIWLLAVIISISMCLFLIGNLMDERTNNPIIVAFNEKVTSVSEIPFPSVTICPETKTSTDIFNYTKAYKKISNFEKLTENEEYFWNAVSQICEPSFFNLNGQSYLANASDLIKAMSKVAPSILYNLEDCHWRSKFEYCNILWNNVVTDEGICFSFNSLKSEYYRTELYNARKKDFIGSGFDNVDDFDWNLENGYKKNSKSWVFPNRVLGAGDRESLVVSFMDKKIDQQPLCRNSVGGFKVILHTPGEDPQVSKNFIQLPLDQSVTLTIRPNIMTSGDLRHYSPERRQCYYQNERYLRYFKVYTQANCESEWLANKTLSECGCVKFSMPRNLSHPVCGYESLKCLESVINESRKLKFKHGKEPKNYCLPTCISVEYKTELEHQVPITYAQMMESFSEVGYLNKVNFVSSYRITKLKLKFQDDTFNGLKRTELYSLSDFISNCGGLLGLFMGVSILSLVELVYFFTLRLWTNLKNRRKIQQNLEENATKY, from the exons ATGTCTAATTTAAATGATAAatgttcaaattcaaaaaatgaaatttctaaAACGAAGATCATAAAAAatggaacaaaatttcaagcttTCAAAGAAACTTTAATCGAATATTTTCAAGAAAGTACAATTAATGGACTCAAATATATCGGAAAACAAAATCAACCAGCTTTGGATAG aatcaTTTGGCTTTTAGCTGtgattatttcaatttcaatgtgCCTCTTTCTAATAGGAAATCTAATGGACGAACGCACCAACAATCCAATTATAGTAGCTTTCAACGAAAAAGTCACATCTGTTTCAGAAATTCCATTCCCTTCAGTCACCATTTGCCCGGAGACCAAAACTAGCACAGATATTTTCAATTATACAAAAGCCTATAAGAAAATTAGTAACTTTGAAAAGCTTACAGAAAATGA GGAATACTTCTGGAATGCAGTATCACAAATATGTGAACCAAGTTTTTTCAATCTTAATGGACAATCATATTTAGCCAATGCATCAGATCTAATCAAAGCTATGTCAAAAGTAGCTCCATCAATTTTATACAATCTTGAAGATTGCCATTGGAGAAGTAAATTTGAGTATTGTAATATACTGTGGAATAATGTTGTTACTGACGAAGGAATTTGCTTTtcatttaattcattaaaatctgAATATTATCGGACAGAATT GTACAACGCTCGCAAAAAAGATTTCATCGGTTCCGGATTTGATAATGTTGATGATTTTGATTGGAATTTAGAAAATGGTTACAAGAAAAACTCAAAATCATGGGTATTTCCAAATCGTGTTTTGGGAGCTGGAGACAGAGAAAGTCTTGTTGTGTCTTTTATGGATAAAAAAATAGATCAACAGCCATTATGTAGAAATTCTGTTGGAGGTTTCAAAGTAATTCTTCATACACCAGGTGAAGATCCACAAGTTTCGAAGAATTTTATTCAATTACCTTTAGATCAATCCGTTACGTTAACAATCAGGCCGAATATTATGACTTCTGGAGATTTACGACATTATTCTCCAGAAAG acgCCAATGCTATTACCAGAATGAACGGTATTTGAGGTATTTCAAAGTCTACACTCAGGCTAATTGTGAGTCGGAATGGCTGGCAAATAAGACTCTTTCAGAATGTGGATGTGTCAAATTTTCAATGCCAA GAAATTTATCGCATCCAGTTTGTGGATATGAAAGTCTTAAATGCCTTGAATCGGTCATAAACGAAagtcgaaaattaaaatttaaacatggAAAGGAACCAAAAAATTATTGCCTACCAACTTGCATAAGCGTTGAATACAAAACAGAGCTTGAACATCAAGTTCCAATTACCTATGCTCAGATGATGGAATCTTTTTCGGAAGTAGGTTATTTAAACaaagtaaattttgtttcaag ctatcgaataacaaaactaaaattaaaattccaaGATGACACATTCAATGGTTTGAAGCGTACAGAATTGTATAGTTTGTcagattttatttcaaattgtgGTGGTTTATTGGGACTTTTTATGGGTGTTTCGATATTGAGTTTGGTGGAATTGgtatacttttttacattaaGATTATGGACGAATTTGAAGAATAGAAGGAAAATACAACAGAATCTAGAAGAGAATGCaactaaatattaa
- the LOC129910306 gene encoding pickpocket protein 28-like has protein sequence MFVPVLTEQLICFAFNSIKLTHYRTEFYDSRQKDFFTDNATINLDWDLENGYTKEKLYNLAAFPFHTPGDMESVKVILIDKKGDEDHKCRVSSQGFKLILRVPGDEPQMSKKFVNVPFDQKVSLTIKSQIMTTSEGLRHYSPERRQCYYQNERYLRFFTVYTQANCEMECQANTSLFRCGCVKFSMPKKSGHAVCGIKNAECFEDITKNFGKWKFMSKSNIYGSDNEERTCIDSCLPTCLDIKYKAEIEHQVPYDHNYTRDTRLTEITIKFEDDVINGLTRSELYSTIDFIANCGGLLGLFMGVSILSVFEILYFFTIRLLWNLKSRQQIEPFDSKKFKETV, from the exons ATGTTTGTTCCCGTTTTGACAGAACAATTAATCTGTTttgcattcaattcaattaaattaacaCACTATCGGACAGAATT ttacgacTCCCGCCAAAAGGATTTTTTCACGGACAATGCCACTATTAATTTGGATTGGGACCTAGAAAATGGCTACACCAAAGAAAAACTTTATAATTTGGCAGCTTTTCCATTTCATACTCCTGGCGATATGGAAAGTGTTAAAGTCATTCTGATTGATAAAAAGGGCGATGAAGATCACAAATGTAGAGTTTCTTCACAAGGTTTTAAGTTAATACTACGGGTTCCAGGAGATGAACCTCAAATGTCGAAGAAATTTGTTAACGTTCCTTTTGATCAAAAAGTTTCGCTAACAATTAAATCTCAAATTATGACAACTTCTGAAGGATTGAGGCATTATTCGCCAGAAAG acgCCAATGTTACTATCAAAATGAACGATATTTAAGGTTTTTCACGGTCTACACTCAAGCCAATTGTGAAATGGAATGTCAGGCTAATACGAGCCTTTTTAGGTGTGGATGTGTCAAATTTTCAATGCCAA aaaaatctggACATGCAGTTTGTGGTATTAAAAATGCTGAATGCTTTGaagatattacaaaaaattttggtaaatggaaatttatgtcaaaatcaaatatttatggCAGTGATAATGAAGAAAGAACATGCATTGACAGTTGCTTGCCAACTTGTTTAGATATTAAATACAAAGCTGAAATTGAACATCAAGTTCCATATGATCATAATTATACAcg agatacGAGACTCACtgaaataacaataaaatttgAAGATGATGTCATTAATGGTCTAACACGTTCAGAATTGTATAGTACAAttgattttattgcaaattgcGGTGGTTTGTTGGGACTTTTTATGGGTGTATCGATTTTGagtgtgtttgaaattttgtacttttttacaaTAAGACTATTGTGGAACTTGAAATCAAGACAACAAATAGAGCCTTTTGATTCGAAGAAGTTTAAGGAAACTGTAtaa
- the LOC129908294 gene encoding pickpocket protein 28-like, producing MTNLKDKNSDSINDAPVEKIITNGTNFQAFKGIFIEYFEESSIHGFRYIGEQKRPTFDRIVWILAVIISISMCCYLINNLVDQRNNNPVIVTFNDKLTPVWEIPFPTVTICSETKIHMKVLNYTKVYIKLGLLKDITKEEEYLWDGVAQTCVLSSLSFHEEKLLANSSDLIKAMSIAAPTFNETLHKCYWRNEFFNCEEIFDSVLTDEGICFSFNSLKSEHYRTELYNARKKDFIGFEYDNVEDLDWNLENGYNQQADEKTFPVRVIGPGDKESLVLSLRDRKEDEEQLCRNSVRGFKIILHTPGEDPQVWKNFINVPLDQSVSLTIKPKIMTSEDLRHYSPERRQCYYQNERYLRYFKVYTQANCESEWLANMTLSECGCVKFSMPRNSSHPICGYHKLTCVDSVMYTSKEWTINYEKYLNAYNCLPTCISIEYKAELEHQVPINYAQIEESDEGFLNKDNSSYRITKITLKFKEDNFNGLKRSELYSMSDFIANCGGLLGLFMGVSILSLVELVYFLTLRLLTNLKNRRII from the exons ATGActaatttaaaagataaaaattcagaCTCAATTAATGATGCTCCAGTTGAAAAGATCATTACAAATGGAACTAATTTTCAAGCTTTCAAAGGAATATTCAttgaatattttgaagaaagttCAATTCATGGATTTCGATATATTGGAGAACAAAAACGTCCAACTTTCGATAG AATTGTTTGGATATTAGCTGTCATTATTTCTATTTCAATGTGTTGCTACCTAATTAACAATCTTGTGGACCAACGCAACAACAATCCAGTCATTGTTACTTTCAACGATAAACTAACACCTGTTTGGGAAATTCCATTTCCAACAGTGACAATTTGCTCGGAGACTAAAATTCACATGAAAGTTTTAAATTACACAAAAGTTTATATAAAACTGGGATTATTGAAAGATATTACAAAAGAGGA ggAATACCTCTGGGATGGAGTCGCACAAACATGCGTTTTAAGTTCCCTTTCCTTTCATGAAGAAAAGCTTTTAGCAAATTCATCAGACTTGATCAAAGCTATGTCAATTGCAGCACCAACATTCAACGAGACTCTTCATAAATGCTATTGgagaaatgaatttttcaattgtGAAGAGATATTTGATAGTGTTTTAACTGACGAAGGAATTTGcttttcatttaattcacttaaATCTGAACATTATCGGACAGAATT GTACAACGCTCGCAAAAAAGATTTTATCGGTTTCGAATATGACAATGTTGAAGATTTAGATTGGAATTTAGAAAATGGTTACAACCAACAAGCTGATGAAAAGACTTTTCCTGTTCGTGTTATTGGACCTGGAGACAAAGAAAGCCTTGTTTTATCCTTGAGAGATAGAAAAGAAGACGAAGAACAATTATGTAGAAATTCTGTTCGTGGTTTCAAAATAATTCTTCATACGCCAGGTGAAGATCCACAAGTGtggaagaattttattaatgttCCCTTAGATCAATCGGTTTCGTTAACAATCAAACCGAAAATTATGACCTCTGAAGATTTAAGGCATTATTCCCCAGAAAG ACGCCAATGCTATTATCAGAATGAACGGTATTTGAGGTATTTCAAAGTCTACACTCAGGCTAATTGTGAATCGGAATGGCTGGCAAATATGACTCTATCAGAATGTGGATGTGTCAAATTTTCAATGCCAA gaaATTCATCTCATCCAATTTGTGGATATCACAAACTTACATGTGTTGATTCGGTCATGTACACAAGCAAAGAATGGACaattaattatgaaaaatatttaaatgcttATAATTGTTTACCAACTTGTATAAGTATTGAATACAAAGCCGAGCTCGAACATCAAGTTCCAATAAACTATGCTCAGATAGAGGAATCAGATGAGGGTTTTTTAAACAAGGACAATTcgag ctatcgAATAActaaaattacattaaaattcAAAGAAGACAACTTTAATGGCTTGAAGAGATCCGAATTGTATAGTATGTcagattttattgcaaattgtgGAGGATTGCTGGGACTTTTTATGGGTGTTTCGATTTTGAGTTTGGTGGAATTGGTATACTTTTTGACATTGAGATTATTGACGAATTTGAAAAACAGAAGAATAATATAA